The genomic segment GGGATAAACCGCCGCCATGAACAACCAGCATCCCATCGACGACACCCGCCTGGTCGCGCTGCTGCACGCCTATCTGGATGCCCGCTACCGCTGGCAGCACCGCGACGACTGGCACGACATCGTCATCGGGTTGCCCACGCCGGGCCTGGATCTGCGTTATCCCGACGCCGCCGGCTACGGCTGCATCTCGGCGTGGAATCCGATGTCGGAACTGCGTCCGCCGACCGAGAACCGGCGCTCCGACAAGGCGCTGGAGGCCGAGCTCACCGCGCTCGGGCTGCCGCACATGCCCGCCTTCGCCAGCGCCGCCGACCGCAGCTGGCGCGAGCCGAGCTGGATCGTGTTCGGCATGGACGTCGACGCGTTCGATGCGCTGGCACGACGCTACGGCCAGCTGGGCACGCTGTGGTGGCCGCGCGAGACGCCGGTGCGCCTGCGCATGTACGCCAAGCGTCCCAGCGGACTCGAAGGCGACCAGCACGTCGACTGGCTGCGCTGACGCAAACCGCGTCGCTGCGGATACGATGGCCGCGCGACCGACCGGGTCGCGCCCGTGGGCCCATCGCCGCCGCATGTCCGAGTCCGCTTCCGTCCCGCCGCTGCTCGCCGCCCGCGGTCTGTGCTTCCTGCGCGACGCGCGCCCGGTGTTCGGACCGCTCGATTTCGACGTCGCTGCCGGCGAGGCTCTGCTGGTGCAGGGCGGCAACGGTGCGGGCAAGACCACGCTGTTGCGCGTGCTGGCCGGTCTGCTGGAAGCCGACGGCGGTACGGTCGAAGTCGACGGCGCGCCGGTCGCTCGCGCGATGCGCGCCGGCACGATGGCGTATCTGGGCCATCTGCCGGGCCTGAAGGCCGATCTCGACGCGATCGAAAACCTCGAGTTCCTCGCGCGCCTGCAGGGCTGCCGCGCGAGCCAGACAGCCGAACGCGCGCTCGCTCTGGTCGGACTGGCCTCGCATGCGCATCTGCTGGTGCGGCAGATGTCGGCCGGGCAGAAGAAACGACTCTCGCTGGCGCGGCTGTGGATGTCGCCGGCGCCGCTGTGGCTGCTCGACGAGCCCTACGCCAATCTCGATCTGCAGGGCATCGAACTGGTCAACCGCATGGTCCGCGCCCAGCTCGAAGACGGCGGCGCGGCGCTGGTAACCACGCACGGCGCCTATGCCGCGCCGCCGGTGCGTACCCGAGAACTGGTGCTGGACGCAGTCGCATGAGTGCACATCCGACCCTGCCCGGCAGCGCAAGAGCGCTGATCGCCCGCGACCTGCGCCTGCTGTGGCGGCGCCGCGGCGATGCCCTGCAGCCGGCGCTGTTCGCATTACTGGTCGTCGTGCTGTTCGCGCTGGCGCTGGGCAACGAACCCGGGACGCTGCGCGCCGTGGCGCCCGGCGTGCTGTGGGTCGCGGCGGTGCTGGCCGGCCTGCTCGCGCTCGACACGCTGTTCCGCGGCGATGCAGAAGACGGCTCGCTCGAACAATGGATGCTCAGCCCCGTGCCGCTGGCCTGGCTGGTGCTGGTACGCACCGCGGTGCACTGGGCGACGACGACCCTGCCGCTGCTGGTCGCAACGCCATTGCTGGCCGAACTGCTGGGCCTGCCGCGCGACCAGCTGCCTGTTCTGCTGGCCGGTCTCGCACTCGGCACGCCGCTGCTGAGCCTGCTCGGCGCGGTGGTCGCCGCGCTGACCATCGGCATGCGCCGTTCCGGTATCCTGCTGGCACTGCTTGCCCTGCCCCTGTACGTTCCGGTGCTGGTGTTCGGTGCCGGCAGCGTCGCGATCGCGGCGCAGGGGCATGATCCATCCGGCGGGCTGTTGCTGCTCGCCGCGGGCCTTGCCGCCGCGCTCGTGCTGGCACCGGTCGCTGCGGCGACCGCCATCCGCATCGCACTCAATTGACTGGCCCCGCGACGGGTCTGGAGGGTCCCGTCGCCGACGTGCAATCCGTTCCGCAACGCCGCGCCACGCCCGCGACCGCATGCCCGCCATGCGCGCTCCGAGACCGCAAGCCAGCGACCCGCACGCCTAAATGAACTCTGTCCTCCTCTGGTTCCATCAACTCGGTTCGCCCCCCACCTTCGACCGCTTCGCGCGGCGCTGGGCGCCGTGGGGCTTCGGCCTCGGCCTGTTGACGATGGCGGTCGGCCTGTACGGCGCGCTGTACGTGGTGCCCGCCGATTACCAGCAGGGCGACAGCTTCCGCATCCTCTACATCCATGTGCCGAGCGCGTGGATGAGCCTGGCCGTGTTCGCGGCAATGGCGATCTACGCCGCGATCGCACTCGTCTGGCGGATCAAGCTCTGCGAGATCCTGGCGATGGCCTGCGCGCCGATCGGCGCCGCGTTCACGGTGATCACGCTCGCGACGGGTTCGATCTGGGGTCGGCCGATGTGGGGCACCTGGTGGGACTGGGATCCGCGCCTGACCACCGAGCTGATCCTGCTGTTCCTGTATCTGGGCGTGATCGGTCTCTACCACGCGATCGAAGACCGCCGCACCGCCGCGCGCGCGGCCGGTCTGCTGGCGATCGTCGGCGTCGTGCTGCTGCCGGTGATCCGCTATTCGGTGGTGTGGTGGGATTCGCTGCACCAGGGCCAGACGATCCGCGTGTTCGGCGAGTCGAGCATCGACGGCAGCATGCTGTGGCCGCTGCTGTGGATGGTGGTCGGCACCAAGTTCTGGTTCGTCGGCTCGCTGCTGGCGCGCGCACGCGCCGACAACCTGCGCCGCGAAGTCGGCAAGGACTGGGTGCGGGCGCTGGCCGCGCCGACCGGAGATCGCGCATGACCTATATCGAGTACGTCGTCGCCGCCTACGCGGTGTTCGCCGCCGTGCTGGCCTGGGATTTCGTCGCGCCGCGTATCCGCACTGCGCAGCTGCTGCGCGCGGTGCGTCTGCTGGCATCGCGCCGCGCTGCGGCGACGATTGTGGCCGCAGATGACACCGCGGAGCTGACCCGATGAATCCGGTCCGCCGCCGCCGTCTGCTGTTCGTCGTCGCGATCGTCGCGGCCAGCGCGCTGTCGATGACGCTGATCGCGTTCGCCCTGCAACGCAACGTCTCCTATCTGTATACGCCGCACGAAGTGCTGGGCGGGATCGCCGGCGCCGCGGTGTCGTCGGGCGAAGCGCGGTTCCGGCTCGGCGGCATGGTCGCCGGCGGTTCGTTCTCGCGTGCCGAGGGCTCGATGGAAGCGCGCTTCCGGGTCACCGATGGCGATGCCGAACTGCCGGTGCGTTACACCGGGCTGCTGCCCGATCTCTTCCGCGAACACCAGGCGGTGATCGCGACCGGACGCATGGACGGCGACACCTTCGTCGCCGAGCAGGTGCTCGCGCGCCACGACGAGACCTACGTGCCGAAAGAAGTTGCCGACAAGATGGGCCTCGCGCACGACAAGCACGGCATCGTGACGCCGGCCGACGCGGACGCCGCGCAGTGATCGAAGTGGTGCGTGGCGCACATACCGGAGTTGTCGATGCTGCCTGAGCTCGGCCAGATCGCGTTGTTGCTGGCGCTGGTCGCCGCGACGCTGCAGACGGTGCTGCCGCTGCTCGGTGCGCAGCGCGGTCTTGCGCCGTGGATGGCGACCGCGCGTCCGGCCGCGTACGCGCAATGGGCGCTGACGTTTCTCGCGTGGGCGGCGCTGACGGCCGCGTTCGTGCAACAGGATTTCTCGGTGCGCTACGTCGCCGAGAATTCGAACTCGCTGCTGCCGATGGTCTATCGCTTCACCGCGGTCTGGGGTGGACACGAAGGCTCGCTGTTGCTGTGGGTGTTCGTGCTCGCATGCTGGAACGCGGCGGTGGCGTGGTTCTCGCGCTCGTTGCCGGACGTGGTGCTGGCGCGCGTGCTCGCGATCATGGGCGCGGTCTGCCTGGGCTTTCTCGCGTTCCTGATCTTCACCAGCAACCCGTTCGAACGCATCCTGCCGATGCCGCTCGAAGGGCGCGATCTGAATCCGCTGCTGCAGGATCCGGGCATGATCGTGCACCCGCCGATGCTCTACATCGGCTACTCGGGTTTCATGGTGCCGTTCGCGTTCGCGATCGCCGCGCTGCTCGACGGCAAGGTCGACGCGCACTGGCTGCGCTGGACGCGGCCGTGGACCAATGTGTCGTGGGCGTTCCTGACGATCGGCATTGCGCTCGGTTCGTGGTGGGCGTATTACGAACTCGGCTGGGGCGGCTGGTGGTTCTGGGATCCGGTCGAGAATGCGAGCTTCATGCCGTGGCTGGCCGGCGCGGCGCTGATCCACTCGCAAGCGGTCACCGAGAAGCGCGGCAGTTTCCACGGCTGGACGCTGCTGCTGGCGATCGCGACGTTCTCGCTGTCGCTGCTCGGCGCATTCCTCGTACGCTCCGGCGTGCTGACCAGCGTGCACAGTTTCGCCGCCGATCCGACGCGCGGGCTCTTCATTCTCGTGTTCCTCGGCCTCGTCGTCGGTGGCTCGCTGCTGCTCTACGCGTTACGCGCGCCGGACGGCCGCGATGGCAAACCGTTCGCGGCGACCTCGCGCGAAACGCTGCTGCTCGCGAACAATCTGCTGCTGGTCGCGGCCTGCGCGATGGTGCTGCTGGGCACGCTGTATCCGCTGCTGGCCGATGCATTGAATCTCGGCAAGATTTCGGTCGGACCGCCCTACTTCGGGCTGTTGTTCCTGCTGCTGATGACGCCGCTGGTGCTGCTGTTGCCGTTCGGTCCGCTGACGCGATGGCAGAACGAGGACATGTCCAAGCCGCTGCGCATGCTGCTGCCGTGGGCGGCCCTCGCGCTGATCGCGGCGACGCTCGCGTTCTTCACCGCGCCGCAGGGCCCTTGGAAGGTTGCGATGGGTGTGGCAGGCGCGGTGTGGGTGGCCGGCGGCACGGCGCGATTCGTATGGACCCGCCTGCGCGCGCCCGGCGGTCGCATGGGCGCGGAGATGACCGGCATGGTGCTCGGCCATCTGGGGATTTCGGTGTTCCTGATCGGCGCGCTGCTGGTCGAGGGCCTCAACGTGCAGCGCGAAGTGGCGTTGCTGCCGGGCCAGTCACTGGAGATCGGACGCGATGCCTTCGTGCTCGACAGCGTCGCCCATCACGTCGGTCCGAATTACGAATCCGATCGCGGCACGGTACGCATGCTGCGCGACGACCGGCTGGTGACCACGCTGCATCCCGAAAAGCGCACCTACGCCAGCGGCGGCCAGGTGATGACCGAAACCGCGATCCGTCCCGGCGTGACGCGCGATGTCTACGTCGCGCTCGGTGAACCGCTGGGCGGCGGCGCCTGGGCGCTGCGCGTACACATCAAACCTTTCGTGCGCTGGGTCTGGGCGGGCGCGTTCCTGATGGCGCTGGGCGGTTTCGTCACCGCGGCCGATCGCCGCTTCCGCCGGCCGCGTCGCGAGAAGGCCGCATGAGTGCCTCGCGCGCCCGCTGGCTGCCGCTGGCCGTGTTCGGCGTGATCCTCGCGCTGCTGGCTGCAGGCGTGTGGCTGAGCCGCAGTCCGGATCGCGACGCCCTGCCCTCGCCGTTGATCGGCAAACCGGCGCCGGCGTTCCAGCTGCCGGTGCTCGGCGCACCGGAACGTCTGGTCACGCAGACCGATCTGCGCGGCACGCCGTATCTGCTCAACGTCTGGGGCAGCTGGTGCCCGGGTTGCCGCGAGGAGCACGCGGTGGTCAATGCGTTCGCCAAGACCGGCCGCGTACGCGTGATCGGCTTCAACTGGAAGGACGAGCCCGAAGACGCGACGCGCTGGCTCGCGCAGTTCGGCAATCCCTACGACCTTGTGCTCGCCGACTACGACGGCAAGGCTGCGATCGAATGGGGCATCTACGGCGCGCCGGAAACCTTCCTCGTCGATGGCGGCGGCACGATCCTGTGGAAGCACGTCGGCCCGATGACCGATGCGACGATCCGTGAGCAATTGATGCCCCTCGTCGAACGGCTGGAGGCGCCGTGATCCGCACCGCGTTGCTCGCATTGCTGTTGTGCCTGACGTGGCCGCAGGCCGCGCGCGCGCAGGTCGCCGTCGACGCCGCGCCGCTGCGCTTCGAGGACACCGCCGAAGAACGCCGTTTCCACAGCCTCGTCGCCGAGCTGCGCTGCGTGATGTGCCAGAACCAGTCGCTGGCCGATTCCAATGCGCAGATCGCCCATGACCTGCGCCGCGAAGTGCTGACGCTGATGCGCGAAGGACTGGACGACCCGGCGATCAAGGCGCATCTGGTCGCGCGCTATGGCGAGTTCGTGCTGTATAGCCCGCAGGTCGGCCCGTCGACGTGGCTGCTGTGGTTCGGCCCGCTGCTGCTGCTCGGCGCCGGCGGCGTGGTGATCTGGCGCGTCGTCGCCTCGCGCAAGCAAGCCGCGCCGCTGCCGCCCGACGACACGGAGACCTGGTGATGCTGCTGTTCGTCGTGCTCGCGATCGTGCTGACGCTGGCGACCGTCGTCGTCCTGACCTGGGGGCTGCGTCGTGGTGCGTCGCGGGTCGCGATCGCGGTCACGCTGCTGGTGCCAGTGCTCGTGGCCGGCATGTACATGCTGGTCGGCACGCCGCAGGCGCTCGATCCCGAAGAACTCGCCGCGCCCGATTCGCTGGACGACGCGATCGCGCGTCTGGAAACCGATCTGCAGCGCGATCCGCGACAGCCCGAAGGCTGGCTGCTGCTGGGCCGCGCTTATGCGGGACTGGAGCGGCACGCCGACGCGCGCGACGCGATCGCGCGCGCGGCGAAGCTGCTGCCCGAGGACGACGCGGTGCAGGTCGAAGCTGCGCAGGCCAGCGCGCGCGCAGCGCCGGACCGGCGCTTCGATGCAGCTGCGGTGCAGACGTTGCGCAATGTCCTCGCGCGCAATCCCGACCATCAGCACGCACGCTGGTATCTGGGCATCGCCCAGCGTCAGGCGGGCGACGATGCCGGCGCGGTCGCGACGTGGACGCCTTTGCTGCCGCTGCTCGATGGCGCCGCCGGCGACGCACTGCGCACCCAGATCGCCGTCGCGCGCACTGCCGCCGGCATGCCCGCGGACGACGCATCGGCGACTACTGCAGTCCCCACGCCCGGCACGCATGCGTTACGCGTCCGCGTACGACTCGATCCTGCCGGCGCCACGCTGCCCGGCGACGCGACGGTCTTCGTCATCGCCCGCCGGCCCGGCGGTCCGCCGATGCCGGTCGCGGTGCAGCGCCATCCGGTCTCGGCGCTGCCGCTCGACATCGTGCTGGGCGACGGCGACAGCCCCATGCCGACCCAGCCGCTGTCGGCGCTCGATTCGGTCGAGATCATCGCGCGCATCTCGCGCAGTGGCGACGCATCGCGCAGCGACGGCGACCTCGAATCCGCACCGGTGCGGGTGACGCTGCCGGCGCGCGATCCGGTCGAACTCGTCTTACCCGCCGCCGCGACGCCCTGACCGTCGCCACGCACCGAGTCGCTACACTGGCGCGATGACCGAATTCATCCCGCCGGGCAGCCGCTTCATCGACCTGCCCTCGCCGTTCCCGATGAAGCGCGGCCGCGCGCTCCGTGGCGCCCGCATGGCCTACGAGACCTGGGGCACGCTCGACGCCGAACGCGGCAACGCGATCCTGATCGTCACCGGCCTGTCGCCCGACGCGCACGCTGCCAGCCACGCCAACGACGACACACCCGGCTGGTGGGAGCCGATGCTCGGCCCCGGCAAGCCGATCGATACCGACCGCTGGTTCGTGATCTGCGTGAACTCGCTCGGCAGCTGCAAGGGCTCCACCGGCCCCGCGTCGAACAATCCCGACACCGGCGCACCGTACCGGCTCGCGTTTCCGGAACTGTCGGTCGAAGACGGCGCCGACGCCGCCGCGCATGTCGTCGCTGCGCTCGGCATCGAACGCCTGGCCTGCGTGATCGGCAATTCGATGGGCGGCATGACCGCGCTCGCGTTGCTCGCGCGCTTCCCGGGACTCGCGCGTACGCACATCAACATCTGCGGCGCCGCGCGCGCATTGCCGTTCTCGATCGCGATCCGCTCGCTGCAGCGCGAGGCGATCCGTCTGGATCCGATGTGGCAGAACGGCGCCTACACCGATACCGCGTACCCCGAGAGCGGCATGCGCATGGCGCGCAAGCTCGGCGTGATCACGTATCGCTCCGCACTGGAGTGGGATGGCCGCTTCGGCCGCGTGCGACTCGAATCCGATCGCCGCGAGGACGAGGAGCCGTTCGGCCTCGAGTTCGAAGTCGAGAGTTATCTCGAAGGTCACGCCCGCCGTTTCGTGCGCCGCTTCGATCCCAACTGCTATCTCTACCTCAGCCGCTCGATGGATTGGTTCGACATCGGCGAAAGCTGTGGCGGCAGCACCGACGACGGCCTGGCGAAACTGCGTGTCGAACGCGCGCTCGCGATCGGCGTACACACCGACATCCTGTTCCCGCTGCAGCAGCAGCAGCAGATCGCCGACGGCCTGCGCGCCGGCGGCATCGACGCGACGTTCCTGCCGCTGGAATCACCGCAGGGGCATGACGCGTTTCTCGTCGACATCGCGCGTTTCGGGCCGGCGGTTGCGGACTTTCTTGCTGCGCTGCCGCCTGCAACCGCGCCGGCCGCGGGCTAGACTGCGGCGATGCGTTTCGAGTCCACCGCCGCCGAGTCACCCGACATCGCCTTCCAGGGCCGCGACCGGTTGATCGCGGCGATCGATACGGCCATCGCAGCCGGTGACCACCACGCCGTCACCAGCGCGCTGCGCGGTGCCATGTGCGCGCTGATCCGCGATCCCGCGGTCGAACTGCCGGCCTGCACGCAACTCCCGGTCGACGGCCACTACGCCCGCCGCGAGCTGTATCGCAGCCTCGCGCATGGTTACAGCGTGGTCGCGATGACCTGGGCGCCCGGCCAGGGCACGCCGATCCACGATCACGACGGCCTGTGGTGCGTCGAAGGCATCTGGCGCGGCACGCTGGAAATCGCCCAGTACGAATTGCTCGAATCCGAGGGCGAGCGGTTCCGCTTCCGCGCGGCCTCGGGCATGCAGGCCGGCGTCGGCAGCGCCGGCAGTCTGATTCCGCCGCACGAATACCACACGATCCGCAACGCGAGCCCGGATTCCGTCGCCGTGTCGCTGCACGTCTACCAGGCGCCGATCGTGCATTGCGCGCGCTTCCGCCCCGAGGCGGACGACTGGTATCTGCGCTACGACGCCTCGCTGGTCGTCGACACCGTCGACTGAGCCGCGCGCGACGCTTCCGCTCGAACGTGAACAGGGGGGCGCATCCCACGACCCCAGCCGCTACAGTGAGCCGGCTCCCCCCGCCGCTCTCTGTCGAGGCCGATGACCCGATCGCTGCTGACCGCCTCCTTGGCGATGTTGCTTGCCGCCTGCGGCCAGTCCTCCACCGTGCCCGATGCCGATGGCCGCGCCGTCGATGCGCTGGTCGACGCGCAATTCGATGCATTTCTCGCCAACGATCCCGAAGCGATGACCGTGCTCGGCATCGACAGTCCGGATTCGCGCGTTGCCGCTGGCCGTCTGACCGACGCATCGCTGGTGCACCGCGCCGAGTTGCGCGACACGCTGGCCGCCAATCTGGCCGCGCTCGACGACATCGACGACGACGCGTTCGCGCCGCAGCAGCAGCGCACGCTGGAAATGGCGCGCTGGTTCTACCGCAGCCAGGCCGATCTGCTCGGCTTCGACTGGTCACCCGCGTGGTTGCCACTGGGCACGAATCTCTACGCCGTCGACCAGCTGTCGAGCATTCCGATGTCGCTGCCGGGGTTCTTCGAAAGCGCACAGCCGGTGACTGGCGCGGCCGAAGCACGCAATTACGTCGCGCGACTGCACGCGGTGGCGACCAAGCTCGACCAGGTGGGCGACAACCTCGACCTGCAGGCGAGTCACGGCGTGGTGCCGCCACGTATCGCACTCGAAGGCGCCGCCCTGCAGATCCGCGATCTGGTGCGCGTCGGCGTCGACAGCAGCCCGTTCGTGCAGGCCTTCGCACGCAAGCTCGATGGCGCACAGGGCATCGATGCCGCACTGCGCGAAGAGTTGCTGCGCGATGCGCGCACGGCGATCGAGGACGCGACGCTGCCGGCCTACGCGCGCCTGCTCGCGCGCATTGAAGCCGCCATCGCCACGCAGAATGCCGACAACGGCGTCTGGGCCCTGCCCGACGGCGACGACTACTACGCGGCCGCGTTGCGCTGGAACACCGGCGTCGGCATCGACGCGGCCCAGTTGCATGCGCTTGGCCATGACGAAGTCAGCCGCATCCGCGGCGAGATGGCGGCGATCGTGCGCGACCGCCTGCCGCTGGCCGAGGTCGAGACGACCCCCGCTTCAGACAGCGTCGACACTGCGACCGAAACCGTTGTTGCGAGCGTGTCCGACGCGGATCGCGAGGCCTTGCGTGCATCGGTCCAGACACGCCTGGATGCGATCGAGGACGCACTGCCCGGCTACTTCAACGCGCTGCCGACACAGCCGCTCGAAGTCCAGCTGGCGCCGCCCGATGCGACCGGCAATGCCGCGGTCTATTACGTGCCGCCCGGCGGCGATGTCCGACCCGGCGCCCTGGTGCTCGATGTCGCGCAGGTGCGCGCCCTGCCCGAAGGCGGACTGCCGACGCTGGTCTATCACAACGGACTGCCCGGCCATCATCTGCAAGTCGGCCTCGCCCAGGCGCAGGTCGCGTTGCCGCGGCTGCGGCGCAGTCTGGCGCCGACCGCGTTCACCGAAGGCTGGGCGATGTATGCCGAACGTCTCGCGGTCGAGATGGGTGTCTACGACGACGATCCGCAGGGTGATCTGGGCCGCCTGCGCGCAGAACTGGTGCACGCTGCGCGACTGGTCGTCGATACCGGCCTGCATTCCGAACGCTGGACGCTCGCGCAGGCGCAGACCTATCTGCGCGACGTTGCCGGCATGAGCGAAGCGCAGGCGCGCAGCGAGGCGCAGCGTCAACTGGTGCGCCCGGGTCGCGCGTGCGCACACACGGTCGGCCTGCACACTCTGCTCGCGCTGCGCGGCCATGCGCGCCAGTCACTGAAGAAGCGGTTCGACCTGCGCGCGTTTCACGGTGTGCTGCTGGAGAACGGCGCGCTGCCGCTGGATGTGGTGTCGCGCGCAGTCGATGCGTGGATCGCCGCGTCGAAGATCGAGGACGAAGGCGGCGCCGGCTGAGCCAGCGCCGCGGTCACTCGGACAGCAGCTGCTTGACCTCGACCCGCAGCGTGCGGCCACCTTCGATCAACCAGGCACGGCCGTCGACGACGATGCCGTCGCCGACATGCGCTTTCTCCACCAGACCGTCCTCGACGGCGCCACCCGACGCCGCATCGAAGCGCACCTGTTCGGGCATGCGCGACACCGGCTGCGGCACATCGGGACGCAAGGCAGCCGGCCGGCCTTCGACGTTCGAGACCATGTAGCCGTTCGGACACGGCGCGCGCACGCAGCGGATATTGCTCAGGTGCACGCGGAACACGCCTTCGGCGAGACGCACCTGGCCGTTCGGCTGCGAGGGCACGGTGTGGGTGCCCGCAGGCAGTGCGATCTCGCGCTCGGCGACCGGCTCGGCGTCGACGACGCGCTGGGCCGGCTGGCTCGCGCAGGCCGCGGCCGTCAACGGCAGCAGGACCGCGAACAGGATCCGCATACGGCGCGCACGCGCAGCCGACAGACGCGGTCGTGCAAGCATCCAGGCCGCCATCCCTTGCGGCTTCATTCGATCGTGCATGTCCCCTCCCGGGCTCCCGGCCCTGCGCCGGCACGCGCATGATGCCGGCCCACATGTTTGAAGAACGCAAAGACGCCGGGATTCAGGCCGCGCCGCGCTTCCGCTATACTCCCGCGTCCGTGCCGGAGTGGCGGAATGGTAGACGCAGCGGACTCAAAATCCGCCGCCCTTAAAAGCGTGCGGGTTCGAGTCCCGCCTCCGGTACCAGTCGATGGCCCGCGCATGCGGGCCGTTGCCGTTTCAGGGCCTGTCGCGAGCTCCTTTTTCCGCGTCGATCCTCGCATCGCGCACCGGTTCGCTCGGCTAGCATGCCGGCATGTGCCTGATCGCCATCGCCTGGAACACCCGTCCCGACCTGCCGCTCGCGTTGATCGCCAACCGCGACGAATTCCATGCGCGCCCGACCGCAGCCGCTGCGTTCGATCCGCAGCATCCGGAAGTCTACGGCGGCCGCGATCTCGTGCAGGGCGGCAGCTGGCTGCTGGCCTCGTCGCGACGCCGGCTCGCCGCGGTGACCAATGTGCGCGCCGGCGTCGCGCCCGAAGCGGCTGCGCTGTCGCGTGGCTGGCTGGTGCGCGATTTCGTGCAGGGCGACGCATCGGCGGCCGACTTCGCACGGAGCCTCTCGGAGACGGCGCAGGACTACGGTCGCTTCAATCTGCTGGTCTGGGATGGCGACGCGCTGTGGTTCGCCAGCAACCATCCGCGCTTCGATGCCGCGCCG from the Luteimonas fraxinea genome contains:
- the ccmA gene encoding heme ABC exporter ATP-binding protein CcmA → MSESASVPPLLAARGLCFLRDARPVFGPLDFDVAAGEALLVQGGNGAGKTTLLRVLAGLLEADGGTVEVDGAPVARAMRAGTMAYLGHLPGLKADLDAIENLEFLARLQGCRASQTAERALALVGLASHAHLLVRQMSAGQKKRLSLARLWMSPAPLWLLDEPYANLDLQGIELVNRMVRAQLEDGGAALVTTHGAYAAPPVRTRELVLDAVA
- a CDS encoding heme ABC transporter permease yields the protein MNSVLLWFHQLGSPPTFDRFARRWAPWGFGLGLLTMAVGLYGALYVVPADYQQGDSFRILYIHVPSAWMSLAVFAAMAIYAAIALVWRIKLCEILAMACAPIGAAFTVITLATGSIWGRPMWGTWWDWDPRLTTELILLFLYLGVIGLYHAIEDRRTAARAAGLLAIVGVVLLPVIRYSVVWWDSLHQGQTIRVFGESSIDGSMLWPLLWMVVGTKFWFVGSLLARARADNLRREVGKDWVRALAAPTGDRA
- a CDS encoding tetratricopeptide repeat protein — encoded protein: MLLFVVLAIVLTLATVVVLTWGLRRGASRVAIAVTLLVPVLVAGMYMLVGTPQALDPEELAAPDSLDDAIARLETDLQRDPRQPEGWLLLGRAYAGLERHADARDAIARAAKLLPEDDAVQVEAAQASARAAPDRRFDAAAVQTLRNVLARNPDHQHARWYLGIAQRQAGDDAGAVATWTPLLPLLDGAAGDALRTQIAVARTAAGMPADDASATTAVPTPGTHALRVRVRLDPAGATLPGDATVFVIARRPGGPPMPVAVQRHPVSALPLDIVLGDGDSPMPTQPLSALDSVEIIARISRSGDASRSDGDLESAPVRVTLPARDPVELVLPAAATP
- a CDS encoding heme lyase CcmF/NrfE family subunit → MLPELGQIALLLALVAATLQTVLPLLGAQRGLAPWMATARPAAYAQWALTFLAWAALTAAFVQQDFSVRYVAENSNSLLPMVYRFTAVWGGHEGSLLLWVFVLACWNAAVAWFSRSLPDVVLARVLAIMGAVCLGFLAFLIFTSNPFERILPMPLEGRDLNPLLQDPGMIVHPPMLYIGYSGFMVPFAFAIAALLDGKVDAHWLRWTRPWTNVSWAFLTIGIALGSWWAYYELGWGGWWFWDPVENASFMPWLAGAALIHSQAVTEKRGSFHGWTLLLAIATFSLSLLGAFLVRSGVLTSVHSFAADPTRGLFILVFLGLVVGGSLLLYALRAPDGRDGKPFAATSRETLLLANNLLLVAACAMVLLGTLYPLLADALNLGKISVGPPYFGLLFLLLMTPLVLLLPFGPLTRWQNEDMSKPLRMLLPWAALALIAATLAFFTAPQGPWKVAMGVAGAVWVAGGTARFVWTRLRAPGGRMGAEMTGMVLGHLGISVFLIGALLVEGLNVQREVALLPGQSLEIGRDAFVLDSVAHHVGPNYESDRGTVRMLRDDRLVTTLHPEKRTYASGGQVMTETAIRPGVTRDVYVALGEPLGGGAWALRVHIKPFVRWVWAGAFLMALGGFVTAADRRFRRPRREKAA
- a CDS encoding DUF3293 domain-containing protein, which gives rise to MNNQHPIDDTRLVALLHAYLDARYRWQHRDDWHDIVIGLPTPGLDLRYPDAAGYGCISAWNPMSELRPPTENRRSDKALEAELTALGLPHMPAFASAADRSWREPSWIVFGMDVDAFDALARRYGQLGTLWWPRETPVRLRMYAKRPSGLEGDQHVDWLR
- a CDS encoding DsbE family thiol:disulfide interchange protein; the encoded protein is MSASRARWLPLAVFGVILALLAAGVWLSRSPDRDALPSPLIGKPAPAFQLPVLGAPERLVTQTDLRGTPYLLNVWGSWCPGCREEHAVVNAFAKTGRVRVIGFNWKDEPEDATRWLAQFGNPYDLVLADYDGKAAIEWGIYGAPETFLVDGGGTILWKHVGPMTDATIREQLMPLVERLEAP
- the ccmB gene encoding heme exporter protein CcmB, with the translated sequence MSAHPTLPGSARALIARDLRLLWRRRGDALQPALFALLVVVLFALALGNEPGTLRAVAPGVLWVAAVLAGLLALDTLFRGDAEDGSLEQWMLSPVPLAWLVLVRTAVHWATTTLPLLVATPLLAELLGLPRDQLPVLLAGLALGTPLLSLLGAVVAALTIGMRRSGILLALLALPLYVPVLVFGAGSVAIAAQGHDPSGGLLLLAAGLAAALVLAPVAAATAIRIALN
- the ccmD gene encoding heme exporter protein CcmD — protein: MTYIEYVVAAYAVFAAVLAWDFVAPRIRTAQLLRAVRLLASRRAAATIVAADDTAELTR
- the ccmE gene encoding cytochrome c maturation protein CcmE, with amino-acid sequence MNPVRRRRLLFVVAIVAASALSMTLIAFALQRNVSYLYTPHEVLGGIAGAAVSSGEARFRLGGMVAGGSFSRAEGSMEARFRVTDGDAELPVRYTGLLPDLFREHQAVIATGRMDGDTFVAEQVLARHDETYVPKEVADKMGLAHDKHGIVTPADADAAQ
- a CDS encoding cytochrome c-type biogenesis protein, whose protein sequence is MIRTALLALLLCLTWPQAARAQVAVDAAPLRFEDTAEERRFHSLVAELRCVMCQNQSLADSNAQIAHDLRREVLTLMREGLDDPAIKAHLVARYGEFVLYSPQVGPSTWLLWFGPLLLLGAGGVVIWRVVASRKQAAPLPPDDTETW
- the metX gene encoding homoserine O-acetyltransferase MetX, which translates into the protein MTEFIPPGSRFIDLPSPFPMKRGRALRGARMAYETWGTLDAERGNAILIVTGLSPDAHAASHANDDTPGWWEPMLGPGKPIDTDRWFVICVNSLGSCKGSTGPASNNPDTGAPYRLAFPELSVEDGADAAAHVVAALGIERLACVIGNSMGGMTALALLARFPGLARTHINICGAARALPFSIAIRSLQREAIRLDPMWQNGAYTDTAYPESGMRMARKLGVITYRSALEWDGRFGRVRLESDRREDEEPFGLEFEVESYLEGHARRFVRRFDPNCYLYLSRSMDWFDIGESCGGSTDDGLAKLRVERALAIGVHTDILFPLQQQQQIADGLRAGGIDATFLPLESPQGHDAFLVDIARFGPAVADFLAALPPATAPAAG